Proteins encoded within one genomic window of Raineyella fluvialis:
- a CDS encoding acyl-CoA dehydrogenase, producing the protein MSASVRRDAPVGAEVPPSREAAPDLVTGQVVAGPAPDGAEPLREAIPTSTAELVPTGLTPPDLAAALVEAGDGAFHALRQRLRREVLTGDLVRDPGQDLATAREWTSEQARRFAASGHAALGYPRHYGGTGDATDLPVGFAMLGYGDLSFDVKVGVQFGLFAGSILALGGQWHRETYLRDALTMELPGAFAMTEAGHGSDVQHLETTITYLPDSDEFEVDSPTPSATKVYIGNAACDARMAIVFGQLRTGGTDHGVHAILVPIRDEAGEPLPGVTIGDHGYKGGLPGVDNGTLSFHRVRVRRRLLLDRFGGVDTYGTYHSPIASPQARFFTMVGTLVRGRIKVGGSAAAAGRRTIALATRYALRRTQFPRPDGKGDVLLLDYLTHQRRLLPRIAEAYAYSFAQNELLLQLRRWDALESPDDRVERELETRAAALKVAQTRWAVDTAQVMREACGGAGYMAENLITQIREDLDVFATFEGDNTVLEQLVAKELLVHYRTVWGDLDLLGMARATARSFGEAVLERTAAQPLISRMVARAQMRGDDGLPLERGWQVLMFEDRERHILESLAHRAREAARARPDEAFTALNSLAPHMRAAARAHTERLVLEAFIAGIDATQDGRAALLLDRLCDLYVMSTIEADRAWFLEHNRLTPTRSKEISAEVDALCAELRPYAADLVDGFGIPEALLDAPMLRE; encoded by the coding sequence ATGTCTGCCAGCGTTCGACGCGACGCCCCCGTGGGGGCAGAAGTCCCGCCGTCGCGCGAGGCTGCCCCTGACTTGGTCACGGGCCAGGTCGTCGCGGGCCCGGCCCCGGACGGCGCGGAGCCTCTCCGCGAGGCCATCCCCACCTCCACCGCTGAGCTGGTGCCGACGGGGCTGACGCCCCCCGATCTTGCCGCGGCGCTGGTCGAGGCGGGTGACGGGGCCTTCCACGCACTGCGCCAGCGGCTGCGCCGGGAGGTGCTGACCGGCGATCTGGTCCGCGATCCTGGCCAGGACCTGGCGACCGCCCGGGAGTGGACGAGCGAGCAGGCCCGACGCTTCGCCGCCAGCGGTCACGCCGCCCTGGGCTATCCGCGTCACTACGGCGGCACGGGCGACGCCACGGACCTGCCGGTGGGTTTCGCCATGCTCGGGTACGGCGACCTGTCCTTCGACGTCAAGGTCGGGGTGCAGTTCGGGCTGTTCGCCGGGTCGATCCTGGCCCTCGGCGGCCAGTGGCACCGGGAGACGTACCTGCGTGACGCGCTCACGATGGAGCTCCCCGGGGCGTTCGCCATGACCGAGGCGGGACATGGCAGTGACGTCCAGCACCTCGAGACGACCATCACCTATCTGCCGGACAGCGACGAGTTCGAGGTGGATTCTCCGACGCCGTCGGCGACCAAGGTCTACATCGGCAACGCCGCCTGCGACGCCCGGATGGCCATCGTCTTCGGTCAGCTGCGGACGGGCGGCACGGATCATGGCGTGCACGCGATCCTCGTGCCGATCCGCGACGAGGCTGGCGAACCGTTGCCCGGCGTGACCATCGGCGACCACGGCTACAAGGGCGGTCTGCCGGGCGTGGACAACGGCACCCTCAGCTTCCATCGGGTCCGCGTACGGCGTCGGCTGCTGCTCGACCGGTTCGGCGGCGTCGACACGTACGGCACCTACCATTCACCGATCGCCAGCCCGCAGGCGCGCTTCTTCACCATGGTCGGGACCCTGGTCCGCGGCCGGATCAAGGTCGGCGGCTCGGCCGCGGCGGCGGGACGTCGGACAATCGCTCTGGCCACGCGGTACGCGTTGCGGCGGACCCAGTTCCCGCGCCCCGACGGGAAGGGCGACGTGCTGCTGCTCGACTACCTGACCCACCAGCGGCGGCTGCTGCCGCGCATCGCCGAGGCGTACGCGTACAGCTTCGCCCAGAACGAACTGCTGCTGCAACTGAGGCGGTGGGACGCCCTCGAGTCACCGGACGATCGGGTCGAACGCGAGCTGGAGACCAGAGCGGCCGCCCTCAAGGTGGCGCAGACGCGGTGGGCCGTGGACACCGCCCAGGTGATGCGTGAGGCGTGTGGCGGTGCCGGCTACATGGCCGAGAACCTGATCACGCAGATCCGGGAGGACCTCGACGTGTTCGCGACGTTCGAGGGGGACAACACGGTGCTCGAGCAGCTCGTCGCCAAGGAGCTCCTGGTCCATTACCGCACGGTCTGGGGCGATCTGGACCTGCTGGGGATGGCCCGCGCGACGGCACGTAGCTTCGGGGAAGCCGTCCTGGAACGGACCGCGGCCCAGCCACTGATCTCGCGCATGGTGGCCCGCGCCCAGATGCGCGGCGATGACGGCCTGCCGCTGGAGCGCGGCTGGCAGGTGCTGATGTTCGAGGACCGGGAGCGCCACATCCTGGAGTCGCTGGCCCACCGCGCGCGGGAGGCGGCGCGGGCCAGGCCCGACGAGGCCTTCACTGCGCTCAACTCCCTGGCCCCCCACATGCGGGCTGCGGCCAGGGCACACACCGAGCGGCTGGTGCTGGAGGCGTTCATCGCCGGCATCGATGCCACCCAGGACGGCCGAGCCGCGCTGCTGCTCGATCGCCTCTGCGACCTCTACGTGATGTCGACGATCGAGGCGGATCGCGCGTGGTTCCTCGAGCACAACCGCCTGACGCCGACCCGGAGCAAGGAGATCTCGGCCGAGGTCGACGCCCTGTGCGCGGAACTGCGGCCGTACGCCGCCGATCTGGTCGACGGCTTCGGCATCCCGGAGGCCTTGTTGGACGCGCCGATGCTGCGGGAGTGA
- a CDS encoding TspO/MBR family protein — MMTLNIRKRHVATTAALTAATAVSGSIGTDPQSSWYRSLDLPDWQPPGWVFPIVWTALYGDIAVTSAAVLTELEDASRDEDADDFRRALLLNLALNQGWSWAFFTGHRLGASVVIAALLAASSVDLARRAGQAGRGAGVALVPYAAWCCFATVLTEAIRRRNR; from the coding sequence ATGATGACTCTGAACATTCGGAAGCGGCACGTGGCCACGACGGCCGCTCTCACGGCTGCGACCGCGGTCTCCGGCAGCATCGGTACCGATCCACAGTCGTCCTGGTACCGATCACTGGATCTGCCTGACTGGCAGCCGCCGGGCTGGGTGTTTCCGATCGTGTGGACAGCGCTGTACGGCGATATCGCCGTGACCTCGGCCGCGGTCCTGACCGAGCTCGAGGACGCCTCCCGTGACGAGGACGCCGACGACTTCCGCCGGGCCCTCCTGCTCAACCTGGCTCTCAACCAGGGCTGGAGCTGGGCCTTCTTCACGGGCCACCGCCTCGGGGCGTCCGTGGTCATCGCCGCCCTGCTCGCCGCCAGCTCCGTGGACCTCGCCCGTCGTGCCGGACAAGCCGGTCGGGGCGCCGGGGTGGCGCTTGTCCCCTACGCCGCGTGGTGCTGCTTCGCGACCGTGCTGACCGAGGCCATCCGACGGCGGAATCGCTGA
- a CDS encoding RpiB/LacA/LacB family sugar-phosphate isomerase, with translation MRIAMANDHAGYALKLEIAEWLRDQGHEVEDFGTHDTQACDLPDFVYPAALAVARGEADRGIFVDGVGYGSAMIANKLPGVFAAVAQDPFCAGLARSHSDTNVLCIGGKIIGSALALDVVRAWMTTDYLGTTEEKYARRVGKVAEIAERHVRPLGD, from the coding sequence ATGAGGATCGCGATGGCGAACGACCACGCCGGCTACGCCCTGAAGCTCGAGATCGCCGAGTGGCTGCGCGACCAGGGCCACGAGGTCGAGGACTTCGGCACCCACGACACGCAGGCCTGCGACCTGCCCGATTTCGTCTACCCGGCGGCCCTGGCGGTGGCTCGGGGAGAGGCCGACCGCGGCATCTTCGTCGATGGGGTCGGCTACGGCAGTGCGATGATCGCGAACAAGTTGCCCGGCGTCTTCGCCGCGGTGGCCCAGGACCCGTTCTGCGCGGGGCTCGCCCGATCACACTCCGACACCAACGTCCTCTGCATCGGCGGCAAGATCATCGGGTCGGCGTTGGCGCTCGACGTGGTCAGGGCCTGGATGACCACGGATTACCTAGGTACGACGGAGGAGAAGTACGCCCGGCGCGTCGGCAAGGTGGCGGAGATCGCGGAGCGGCACGTCAGGCCGTTGGGGGACTGA
- a CDS encoding HAD-IIA family hydrolase has translation MADGLLLDIDGVLVISWQAIDGALQAFETLRRADVPMRLVTNTTSRTREGITEALRSAGFPVQQDEVITVASAAAAYVTRSHPGARCLLLNSGDLTADLAGLTLVPSDTDPADVDMVLLGGAGPEFTYDALNHALACLLAGAELVALHRNLVWRTSAGLSLDTGAFVAGLEQAADIEAVVIGKPAPAMFAAGVSALGLSAERVAMVGDDLTSDVRGGMASGLIGVQVRTGKFREDQLHDAGPAPDVVLDSFADLPGWLGLA, from the coding sequence ATGGCAGACGGCCTTCTTCTCGACATCGACGGGGTCCTCGTCATTTCCTGGCAGGCGATCGACGGCGCCCTGCAGGCGTTCGAGACGCTCCGACGCGCCGATGTCCCGATGCGCCTGGTCACCAATACCACCTCCCGCACGCGGGAAGGGATCACCGAGGCCCTCCGTTCGGCGGGTTTCCCTGTGCAGCAGGACGAGGTGATCACGGTGGCGTCCGCTGCGGCCGCCTACGTCACCCGGAGCCATCCGGGCGCCCGCTGCCTGCTGCTGAACAGTGGTGACCTGACGGCCGACCTGGCCGGTCTCACGCTCGTACCGTCCGACACCGACCCCGCTGACGTGGACATGGTACTGCTGGGCGGGGCAGGCCCCGAGTTCACCTACGACGCTCTCAACCACGCCCTGGCTTGCCTGTTGGCGGGGGCCGAACTGGTCGCCCTGCACCGCAACCTGGTCTGGCGGACGTCGGCGGGGCTGTCGCTGGACACGGGAGCATTCGTCGCGGGCCTGGAGCAAGCAGCCGACATCGAGGCGGTCGTCATCGGCAAGCCGGCCCCGGCGATGTTCGCGGCAGGCGTGTCCGCCCTCGGGCTGAGCGCCGAGCGGGTGGCGATGGTCGGGGACGACCTCACCTCCGACGTCCGCGGCGGCATGGCGTCGGGACTCATCGGCGTCCAGGTCCGGACCGGCAAGTTCCGGGAGGACCAACTGCACGACGCGGGCCCGGCCCCTGATGTCGTGCTGGACTCGTTCGCCGACCTCCCGGGCTGGCTCGGCCTCGCCTGA
- a CDS encoding PHP domain-containing protein: MATADLDPVITLRRIAYLLERASADTFRVRAFRHAADTAEQVGVEELRRHLSAGTLTELPGIGQRTAAVVADVLEGRTPEYLVHLEGEVAGPVVTGGETIRAALQGDLHLHSDWSDGGSPIPEMVATAAGLGHRYLALTDHSPRLKVANGLSAERLRTQLGVLAEINASDPGIRVLAGIEVDILENGALDQESALLDRLDVVVASVHSKLRMPRADMTRRMITALADRHVNILGHVTGRLVAGGRGTRPESTFDAGLVFEACAHFGVAVEINSRPERLDPPMRLLREAVEIGCLFSIDTDAHAPGQLDWQPYGCARAEEAGVPLDRIVNTWPVEDLLAWTGRRSGRSG, encoded by the coding sequence GTGGCCACCGCTGACCTCGATCCTGTCATCACCCTGCGCCGGATCGCCTACCTGCTGGAGCGCGCCTCCGCGGACACCTTCCGGGTGCGCGCGTTCCGCCATGCCGCGGACACCGCCGAGCAGGTCGGTGTTGAGGAACTGCGTCGCCACCTGTCCGCCGGCACCCTGACGGAACTGCCCGGCATCGGGCAACGTACGGCTGCTGTCGTCGCCGACGTCCTCGAGGGACGTACGCCGGAGTACCTCGTCCATCTCGAAGGCGAGGTCGCCGGGCCGGTCGTCACCGGGGGAGAGACTATCCGCGCCGCGCTCCAGGGGGATCTGCACCTGCACTCGGATTGGTCGGACGGTGGTTCCCCGATCCCGGAGATGGTGGCCACCGCCGCCGGTCTGGGGCACCGCTACCTGGCGCTGACCGATCACTCGCCGCGGCTCAAGGTGGCGAACGGGTTGTCGGCCGAGCGGCTGCGTACGCAACTGGGCGTGCTGGCCGAGATCAACGCATCCGATCCCGGGATCCGCGTCCTGGCCGGGATCGAGGTCGACATCCTCGAGAACGGCGCATTGGACCAGGAGTCCGCGCTCCTCGATCGGCTCGACGTCGTCGTCGCGAGCGTCCACTCGAAACTGCGGATGCCCCGCGCGGACATGACGCGGCGGATGATCACTGCGCTCGCCGACCGGCACGTCAACATCCTGGGTCACGTCACCGGCCGGCTCGTCGCGGGAGGGCGAGGAACCCGGCCGGAGTCGACCTTCGACGCGGGGCTGGTGTTCGAGGCGTGTGCGCACTTCGGCGTGGCGGTGGAGATCAACTCCCGGCCCGAACGCCTCGACCCGCCGATGCGACTGCTGCGCGAAGCCGTCGAGATCGGCTGTCTGTTCTCGATCGACACCGATGCACATGCCCCGGGCCAGCTGGACTGGCAACCGTACGGGTGCGCCCGCGCCGAGGAGGCCGGTGTGCCGCTGGACCGCATCGTGAACACCTGGCCGGTCGAGGACCTGCTCGCTTGGACCGGACGCCGATCCGGCCGCTCCGGCTGA